In the genome of Anaerolineaceae bacterium oral taxon 439, the window CTCCGTTTTCGTCGGGGGGAATATCGGAACGCCGCTGATCGCGAGAATCGACGAAATCGGGGCGAACGACTGCGTCATTCTCGAATTATCGTCGTTCCAGCTTGAGCTCGTGACGATCAGTCCGCATATCGCCGCCGTACTGAATATCACCCCGAACCATCTCGACCGCCATGGCACAATGGAAGAATATATCCGCGCGAAACGGAATATCCTGAATTTCCAGTCCGAATCCGACTGGGCGGTCCTGAGCCGCGACGACGGGAACAGCGCCGCGCTCCGAACCGCGGTCCGGGGAAAATCAGCGACGTTCGGATTCGAACCGCCGTTCGGAGACGAGGCGATTGCGGTAGGGATCGACGAAGGCTTCGTCTTCGCGACGATCAACGGGAAGCGGAAAAACCTCCTGAAAAGAATTGAAATCAGCCTTCCCGGGCGGCATAACCTCTCCAACGTCATGGCCGCCGCCGCGATCGCGCTCAGCGCCGGCTTTGACCCGCTGTCGATCCAAGGCGGGATCCGCGGTTTCAGCGGCGTCCCGCACCGGCTCGAAACGGTCGGCAAGCTCCATGGCGTCCGTTATATTAACGACTCGATCGCGACCGCGCCGGAACGGACGCTCGCCGCTTTGAACGCGTTCAGCGATCCGATGATCCTCCTGCTCGGCGGGCGCGATAAAAAGCTTCCCTGGGGGAAGCTCGCCGACGAGCTCAACCGCAAGGCCAAAGCCGCCGTCTGCTTCGGGGAGGCCGGCCCGATGATCGCGCAGGCGCTCGAATCCAGCCCGGTCCGGAACCCGCGCTTCGTCGTCCGTCGGGCCGCTACAATGCTCGATGCGCTCGAAATCGCGAGGGAACTGGGCGAAGCCGGCGATCTTGTCCTTCTCTCGCCCGGAGGAACGAGCTACGACGCGTATAAAGACTTTGAAGAAAGGGGGAACGAATTCCGCTCATGGGTCAGATCGCAAATCTCCAATTCCTGAACCAGAAGAAAATCCGCGTTTCGACGCGGCTCCTGATCGACGTCCCGTTGATCATCGTCGTTTTTATGCTGGTCATGATCGGGCTGGTCTTCGTTTACTCCGCGAGCTGGTCATTCTCGATTCAGGCGTTCGACAACGCCGCTTACATGGTCAGCAAGCAGGCCCTCTGGCTCTTTCTGGGCGTCGCCGCCGCGCTGATCATGGGCTTCCTGATTCCCTACCGCTGGCTCCAGCCGCTCTCGCCGTATCTCCTGATCGGGACGATGATTTCGCTGTTGATCCTGCTGCTGATCCCCGCTGCGGCCGGCGTTACGCGAACCTTTTTCGGCGGCTCGGTTCAACCGTCCGAAATCGCTAAAATCGCGATTATTATCTACCTGGCCGCGCTGTATACGAAACGCGCCGAGCTCGTCGAATCCGGCGGGCTCCGCTCGCTCGAACCGTTTATTATCCCGACAATCTGCGCCGTTCTCGTCATGGTCCAGCCGGACTTCAGCGCCGCGATTACGATCCTCGCGCTTTCCGCGATGATCTACATGCTCGCCGGCGGGCAGATCAACTGGGTGATTACGATTCTTTTCGTCGCGCTCTTCCTGACGATAATCGCGTACTTTTTCTTCGATAAAGTCCGCGTCCGAACCGATGAATATATATCCGGCTTCCTGAACCCCGAAGAAGCCTCGTATCATATTCAGCGCGTCCTGAAATCGATTATCAACGGCGGCTGGTTCGGGACCGGCGTCGGAAAAGGAATCGGGAAAATGACGGGGCTGCCCGTTCCCTGGACCGATAGTATCTACGTCGTGATTATCGAGGAAACCGGCGTTGCCGGCGGAATCTTCGTCTTAGGACTGTACCTGATGATCCTCTGGCGCGGGTTCCGAATCTCGATCGGCGCCCCGGACGCTTTCGGAAAGCTTCTCGCCGCCGGAATAACGCTTTGGATCACGTTTGAAGCGCTCCTGAATATCGGCGTCCTGCTGAATATTTTCCCGTTCGCCGGAAACGCGCTCCCGTTAATCAGCTACGGCGGAACGAATATGGTCGTAACGCTCGGGAGTATCGGAATCCTGCTGAATATCTCGCGCCAGACCGCGATCTACAATCTTGAGAAAGGAAAGACCGTACCCGATGCGATGGTTAATCTGCGCGGGGGGACCGGGGGTGGCGTGTATCCAGCCTTGGCCGTTCTCCAAGAACAAAAAAGTAAAGAGAACGTCGACGAGATCCTCTGGGTCGGCGGCGCCGATGGTATCGAAAAACGGCTCGTCGAACGGGAAGGAATCCCTTTCAAGGGGATCGCCGCCGCCGGGCTGCATGGCGTCGGACTGAAGAGACTCCCGGGGAACCTGCTGCGCCTGATCCGCGGGTTCTTCGAATCGCTGGCGATTATCCGTGACTTTGATCCGGACGTCCTGTTTTTCACCGGCGGGTACGTCGGCTTTCCGGTCGCGCTGGCCGGACTTTTCCGGAGAAAGGTCATCTTCATTCCTGATATCGAGCCGGCCGTCGCGCTGAGCGCGCTGAGTAAAGTCGCCGACCGGATAACCGTCGTCGCCGAAGAAAGTCGCCGCTATCTTCCGAAACGCGCGAACGTCGCCGTCACGGGTTACCCGACGAGACCGGCGCTGACCGCCGTCCGCCGCGAAGATGCGCTCGCCGGGTTTGGGCTGGATCCCGAGCTTCCGACGGTCTTCTTCTTCGGCGGCTCGAAAGGCGCGGCCTCCATTAACAGCGCTCTCTGGAAAATCCTGCCGCGGCTCTGCGAACATGCGCAGGTCCTGCACGCGACCGGAGAGGCGAACTGGGGCGACGCGCGAACGAAGCTTGAAGCGCTCCCGGAAACGATCCGCGGCCGCTATCACGCTTACCCATACCTGCACGAAACGATCGGCGCGGCGTTCAGAGCCGCCGACCTGATCGTCTCACGGGCCGGCGCGTCGACGATCGGGGAATTCCCGCTTTTCGCCGTCCCGGCGATCCTCGTCCCATACCCGCATGCCTGGCGCTATCAGCGGGTCAACGCGGAGTACCTCGTCAACAAAGGCGCGGCCCTGCTCCTTCGCGACGAAGAGCTGACGGACGGATTGCTTCCGAGCGTACTTGACGTCTTAACCGACGCCGAAAAACGCGAACGCATGAGCGCCGCGATGCGCTCGCTCGCGAAACCGGACGCCGCGGACGCGATCGCCGCGGTCCTCCTCGAAGCCGGCGGCAAAACGAATAAAAAAAGAAAAAAATAACGGAGACGGAAACGGAAAATGCGAAACGGATTAAACGTACCCATTCATATCATCGGCATCGGCGGAACCGGCATGTCCGCGATCGCTGTCGTTCTGCGCGAGAGTGGCGCGAACGTCCGCGGTTCGGATCAGGCTGAATCCGCGATGACCGAGCGGCTCCGTTCGCTGGGGATTCCGGTTCAAATCGGGCATTCGGCCGAAAACGTCGCAGGCGCCGGTCTCGTTCTTTACTCCTCCGCCGTCCATCCGGAAAATCCTGAACTGATCGCCGCGCGCACGGCGGGAATCCCGACGCTGAAACGGTCCGAATTCCTGACCCGGCTCTTAGACGGGCGGAACCTCGTCGCCGTCGCCGGGACGCACGGGAAAACGACGACGACCTCGATGATCGCCTGGATCCTGACGCGCGCGAACGTCCGTCCCGGCTTCATTATCGGTTCAACGCCGAAAAATTCTGGAACGAACGCCGCCGCTGGAGCGTCGGAAACGTTCGTTATTGAAGCCGACGAATATGACCGGATGTTCCTTGGGCTGCGTCCGTCGACGGCCGTATTAACGCTGATCGAACCGGATCATCCGGACTGCTTCCCGACCGACGACGCCTATTATCAGGCGTTCCGCGACTTCATCGCCTGCTGCAAAGCCGGCGCGCGCGTCCTGATTTTCAGCGGCGATCCGATCCAGCGCCAGCTCGTCGAGGACTCCGGCGCGAACGTTTCCGTCCGAAGCTACGGTTTCGGCGCTGACGACGATTATCGGATCGAAAACGCCGAAGTCGCCGAAAACGGCGCTTATCGTTTTACGCTGACCGCGCGCGCTTCCGGACGCGGAGTCTCGATCCAGCTCGCCGTCCCGGGGCTGCATAACGTCGCAAACGCCGCCGCCGCGCTCGCCGCCGTCCTGGAATCCGCTGCGCTGCCGAACGAAGCCGAAGCGTTGAACACGGCCGCCGAAGCGCTTTCCGAATTCGCCGGAAGCGCGCGCCGTTTCGAAACAATCGCCGATCAGGACGGGGTCCTGGTCATCGACGACTATGCGCATCATCCAACCGAGATTCGCGCCGCGCTGTCCGCGGCGAAAAACGCCTGGCCGAAGCGGCGAATCTGGGCGCTCTGGCAGCCGCACACCTTCTCGCGAACGCGGCAGCTCCTCGACGCCTTCCGCCGAGCGTTCGGAGACGCCGATAAGCTCCTCATAACGCCGATTTACGCCGCCCGGGAAAACGAAAACGGGTTCTCGAACGCGGCGCTGAAAAAAGCGATCCGCGCCGTACGTCCGGACGCGATCTTCGCGGAGACGAACGAACGCGCCGCCGAGCTGCTGACGATGGGGCTGAGGCCCGGCGACGTCGTCCTGACGCTCTCCGCCGGGGACGCGAACCGGATCGGGCCAGCCGCCTTAGACGCGATCGCCCGCGAGGCCCGGCCGGCCAATCCAGCCGAGCTCGACGCACGGATCGAAAAGAACGCGCCGATCGCGATCATCTCGAACCTGCGCGTCGGCGGACCGGCGAAAGAAACGCTGATCGTGGAAAGCGAAGCCGAACTGATCGCCGCCGTCCGCGCGGCACGGCAAGCTGCGCTGACATTCAAGGTCGTCGGCGGCTTATCGAATATCCTTTTCAGCGACGACGGTTTCGCCGGACGAATCATCGTTAATCGTTCTTCCGCAATCCGGCTTATCGAAATCGGGAACGGCCGTGCCCGGATCCGCGCCGCCTCCGGCGTTCCGCTGAATTCGCTCGTTCGCGCGGCGATCGATTTCGGCCTGACAGGATTGGAATGGGCGACGCGGATTCCCGGCTCGGTCGGCGGCGCGGTCTACGGAAACGCCGGCGCGTACGGGAGCGAGATCAATGAAACGCTGCGAACGGTAACCGTCCTGAGCGAGGACGGACGCGTTATCAACCTCCGAAGGGACGAGATCCCGTTCGTTTATCGGGCGAGCGGCTTCAAGTCCGGCGAGCTGCGCGGGACGATCCTCGCGGCCGAATTCGAGCTCGCGTCCGGGGACCCGGACGCAATCGAAGCGCGCGCCGCTGAAGTCTGGGGAAAGCGTGAAAAATTCAACTTCAGGAACCAGGGATCGCTCGGCTCGGTCTTCCGGAACCCGAACGGGGATTACGCCGGACGGCTGATTACGGAATGCGGACTGAGGAACGCGGCGGAAGGAGGAGCGGCCGTCAGCGACTTCCACGGTAATATCTTCGTTACGAACCCGGGCGCGACCGCCGCCGATTTCCGCCGTCTCGTTGAGCGCGTCCGCACGGCGGTTCAGGCGAGCTTCGGGATCACGCTGCAAACCGAGATCGAGATTTACGAAGGAAAGGAGGACGCATGAACTTCGGATTCGGTTCCAACAATCGGGACCGCCTGGATCGGATCGGCGCCGCGCCCGGAAATAATCGAATCGAAAGTGAACGGCTGAAAACGAATTCGGAACGGATCCCGTCGAGGAAAACCAAATCCGGACGGACGTCCGCGCGGATCCTGTCGCTGATCAGCGCCGCTCTCTTCGCGCTCGCGCTTGGACTGTACCTGCGTCTTCCCGATTTCCGCGTCGCCTCCGTTCAAATTTACGGGCACGAGAACGTCAATCCGGAAGAACTGATCTACTACACCGGCATGAAAAACCAGGCGATCGGGACGGTTGATCCTGAGGTTATCGAACGGAATATCTTCCGCCGCTACCCGGAAAACCGCGCGATCAGCGTGCATGCCGCGCTTCCGAACCGTCTTGACGTCTACTTTGAGCAGCGGGTCGCCGCAGTCGAATGGAACTTCGGGGGAAGCCGCTTCTGGATCGACGAAGAAGGGTTCGTCTTTAACGAGAACCTTTCCGCCAGCCCGGAAATTATCGTCTACGCCAATAGCTTCCCCGGCGCGATGAATCGGAACGACCGTACGGTCCCGAAAAAATTCCGGAAGGAGATCGTCGATTCGGCCCGACGAATCTTCGCCGTCAAGCCCGCCGAATCACGGCTGAATTTCACGTATGATAACGGCTATGGCTGGGACAGCGGCAAAGGCTACATGCTCTGGATCGGCGTCAACGATTCGGGCCTGAACGAGAAAATGGCGATGGCGAACGGATTGGACCGGTATTTCAAAGCGAACGAAATCGAACCGGAAATGCTCAGTCTTGAGTTTATCAACGCACCTTATTATCGATTCGCGGATTAGAAAGATGGAAAAATTACATTTAGCAACAATTGACATCGGCACCTCGAAAATCTGCACGCTGATCGCTCAGGTCGAGAGCGAAAACGCGGTCAAAATCCTGGGCGTCGGGATCGAACCCTCGCAGGGCGTCCGCAAGGGCATGGTTTACGATATTCAGCAGGCGACCGCCGCGATCTCCAAATCGATCCGAAAAGCCGAACGCACTTCCGGGTTCCAGATTTCCGACGCGATTATTTCGATCGCAGGGTCGCATATCAACGCAATTAACAATAAAGCGACCGTCTCGATCGTCGGCGGCTGTATCGATGAATACGAGATTCGCCGCGTTATCGACTCGGTCAAAGCGGTTCCGATCCCCAATAACCGCACGATTCTGCATACGATGCAACGGACGTACAGCGTCGACGGTATCGAAGGCATCCGCAGCCCGCTCGGCATGTACGGACGGCGGCTCGACGTCGAAGCGCATATTATCACCGGCGCGACCGCGACCGTCGAGAACCTGAAGCAATGCATCCTCGCCAACGAGATCGAGGTCAACTCCTTCGTGCTGAATTCGTTAGCCGCCGGAGAGGTCGTCCTGAGCGATATCGAAAAGCAGAGCGGCGTTTTCGTCTGCGACCTGGGCGCGGGAACCGCCGATCTCGCGATTTATTTCAATAACGACGTCTGGCATACCAATTCGCTCCCGATCGGCGGCGCGCATATCACCAACGATATCGCCCAGATCTTCCATCTTTCATACAATCAGGCGGAAGAAGTCAAAAAAATTCATGGGTCCGCGCTTCCGGAGCTTATCGACGACGAGGAATTTTTCTACGCCCGCTCCTTCGGGCAGGAGGAATCGGCGAAATATTCCCGAAAAGAGCTGGCCTCGGTTATCTCCGTCCGCGTCGAAGAAATCTTCCAGCTTATCCGTCAGGATATCAAACGCTCCGGCATCGATCATATCCTCCCCGCCGGAATGGTCCTGACGGGCGGCTGTGCGCTGCTTCCCGGGATCGAGCGCGTCGCCTCGAACGTTCTCGGACTCCCCGTCCGCGTCGCGAAACCGGAAAACCTGACCGGCATGATCGATCAATTAGATAGCCCCGCCTTTTCAGCGTCTGTGGGCCTGCTGTATTGGCGGATGAAAACCGAAGTCATAGAAGATCCGCAATCCAGGAAAGCGGATCCCGGCGAAGCCTTGTCCAAGGTCAGGCGATTTATTCGGATGTTATTCCCATAGGAGCTGATAATGAACAGAATCAATAAATTAATACCCTGATCCAGCTCCGAGACAGGACTGAAAAATCTGTAAATCATGTACAATTTGGCGTATCACTTTGAACGCCTTGGTCAATAGAAATACTACTGCAATGGTATGGATGACAAGTAAGGGAATGGTGAAAAATGGAAAACACGTATCAGAACTTAGGCGAAAGCTCCGCTAATATCAAAGTCGTCGGCGTTGGCGGCGCGGGCTGCAACGCGATCAATCGCATGATTGAGAGCGGCATGCAGGGGGTTGAATTTATCGCGGTCAATACAGACGCGCAGGCGCTCATCGCATCCAAAGCGGATCAGCGCGTCCGGATCGGCGAAAAAGCCACGCGCGGTCTCGGCGCGGGGGCGAATCCGGAAGTCGGACGTCTCGCCGCGGAAGAATCGCGCGAGGAGCTGCGAACGGCGCTGAAAGAGGCCGATATGGTCTTTATCACGGCCGGAATGGGCGGCGGAACCGGAACCGGCGCCGCGCCCGTCATCGCCTCGATCTGCCGTGAAATCGAAGCGTTGACGATCGGCGTCGTGACGCGTCCGTTCGACTACGAGGGACTTCCGCGGGCGAACGCAGCGCTGACCGGGATCCGGACGCTGAAAAAAGAGGTCGATACGCTGATCGTCGTCCCGAACCAGCGCCTTTACGAAGTCGTCGACAAGAATACGCCGATGATCAAGGCGTTCCGCATGATCGACGATATCCTGCGCCAGGGGGTTCAGGGAATTTCCGAACTGATTACGCTCCAGGGGATTATCAACCTCGACTTCGCCGACGTGAAGACAATTATGTCGAACGGCGGCTCGGCGCTGATGGCGATTGGGGTCGGGATCGGCGAGAACCGCGCGGCGAAGGCGGCGGAAGCGGCGATTACGAACCGCCTGATCGATAAAAATATCGACGGAGCGACGCGGATCCTGTTCAATATTACCGTCGGCGAAGATTTTACGCCGTACGAACTCGAAGAAGCGGCGTCAATCGTCCGCGCGACCGCCGACCCGAACGCGAACTTTATCATGGGCGCTGTCCTCGATCCGGGCCTGAAAGACGAAGTCCGGATTACCGTCGTCGCGACCGGGTTCCCCGACGAGCTGGAAGGGAGCGATGAAACGCCGCAGTTTCCGCCCTTCGCCAGAGTAAAACCGGCGTCGGTACCGGATCGCCAGCCGACCGCCTCGAAAAACGGGAGCGCGCCGAAAAAGGAAAAAGAACCGGCCGAATTCCGCCGCCGTGAAGGCTCCGACGATATTCCTGCGTTCATGCGCCTGATGGATCGGAATTCATAAAAGAAAACGCCCTGAGCCTGAGGGAAATAAGGAAGAAGGGAACGCGTCCCTTCTTCCCGATACGTCTTCCAAATATGCCCGCCGCTGCGTTCGCCGCGATTTCGCTGGTACGGCCCGCCGCCTACCAATCATGCTTTCTTGCGATGATCAACCCATGATTGGAGCTGCCTAAAATCGACGGTTCTTCGCAGGTTCGGATATGATAATCGGCCCAGCGGTTAAAATACGCCGGTTTCAGGTCGTTGATCCGTTCGGCCAGCATGCGCGCCGTCCCGTCCTGAGCGAGATGATGACAGACGCGCACCGGAAACTCCGAAAGCATCGCTTCCATTTCGCTCGGCTTCGAGAACCAGGCGTCCGTCCAGAAACAATCCGGATCGTCGGACTTCATCGCCCCCTGCTCGATAATCGTCTGGTACCACTTTTCCTGTAGAAATTGCTTATTCTGCGTCGCCAGATGCGCGAAGGTAAAAAATTTATTAATATACGCAACATAAAGCATCCCGCCGCGCTTCAATACGCGCAGCGATTCCGCCAGCGCCCTGCGCCGGTCAGCAGCTTCGACTAAATGATAAATTGGCCCCATGCAGAATACTGTGTCGAACGTCTCGTCCGGGAACATGCTTAAATCGCGGGCGTCGTTCTGAAACGACTCGATCGAGAGATTCTGTTCTCTGGCTTTCCGCCGGATAATTTCGACGTAGGACGGCGTAATATCGAGCGCGGTAACGTCCAGCCCGCGCGCCGCGTAATACAGCGCGTATGCGCCGCCGCCCGCCGCAACGTCCAGGACCTTATCGCCCTCTTTCAGGTATTTATTCATGTAGACCAGCGTCGTCATAAACTCCAACCGGCGCACGTTATCCGCTTCCAAACGCTTATCCTCGTCGTACGTCTCGTACGCGCGGATTACGTTTTTCAAGGATGAATCCGTCGTTTCCATCATTTGTCCACCTCCGATAAATCCTGCGAATTGCGCCGGAACCGTCCGGCCTCGATTATAGATTAATTATAGTTCAGCCTCCATCAAAATCCGTCGAAAGCTCTCAATAACTCCCAGATCGCGGGCTTCGCCGAACGGCAGGGCCTATTTGCCGTACAATAATTGAAACCTTGCGAAAACGAAAAACGTCTTTCGTAATAAGAACAGGAGGCAATACGCATGAATTCCATCAGTTCCATCCTCAGCGCAAGCGGAGCGTCGATCCGAAAATCCTTCCGCCGTTTCCCGATGACGCAGGCCGCGTTAGCTTTATTCATTATCCTGACCGCATTCGCGACGGACTTTTTCGGGCGCGCGAACGGATTCAAGCCGATCGATCACGTCATAACGCCGTTCCTGATGATGCTGACGTTTGGTTTATTCCTGATTGAGGCGTCGGCGATCCGAAAGAATGGCATAAAAATCGGGATGATCGCGCTCGCGGCAGCGATCGCCGCCTTTTTCGCCCTGACGCATCCCGAAATCAATCCGATGAAGCTTGACGAGGCCGCCCGCGAAACCGTCGAACGCATCCGGACGTTTTACGTCGTTCTTTGCCTCTGCCTCGCGGTTCGGGCGATCCTGAGCCAGGCACATATTTCGATCGACGAATTCGCCAAAAAAATCTACGGCCATGGCTTCGCCGCCGCGATCGTCCTCGGCTGTTTTTCGCTTGGCGTCCTGCTCGTGACCGGAATTTTCGAGACACTTTTTCTTTCGGGGAGCTATGAACTGATCCCGCGCGTCTGGATTTTCTGCGCCCTGTCGTCGTTCTCGATCGGCGTTTTCTACGCGATCGAAAACCTGGATCAGGCACCGGGAAAATTCTTTATCACGATCGGGAAATATGTCCTGCTCCCGGTCCTGGCGCTCGCTTTCATGATTATCTACGGATATATCGCCAAAATCCTGATCACGCAGATCATCCCGTCCAACGAAATCTTCCCCATCCTGAGCAGCCTGTTCTGTATTGGCG includes:
- a CDS encoding UDP-N-acetylmuramoylalanine--D-glutamate ligase, which codes for MENTVEIKSTHWDEKNVVIVGAGRQGQAAARFLISRHVNVTVTDRAPGEKCAAAIEALSGLPIRWVTGGHPLSLLDEADFVCVSGGADLRQPFLAEAVNRGIPLLNDTEIFFQESPAPIIGLTGSAGKTTTTTLVGRIAESDRQRRHSRTSVFVGGNIGTPLIARIDEIGANDCVILELSSFQLELVTISPHIAAVLNITPNHLDRHGTMEEYIRAKRNILNFQSESDWAVLSRDDGNSAALRTAVRGKSATFGFEPPFGDEAIAVGIDEGFVFATINGKRKNLLKRIEISLPGRHNLSNVMAAAAIALSAGFDPLSIQGGIRGFSGVPHRLETVGKLHGVRYINDSIATAPERTLAALNAFSDPMILLLGGRDKKLPWGKLADELNRKAKAAVCFGEAGPMIAQALESSPVRNPRFVVRRAATMLDALEIARELGEAGDLVLLSPGGTSYDAYKDFEERGNEFRSWVRSQISNS
- a CDS encoding cell division protein FtsA, with protein sequence MEKLHLATIDIGTSKICTLIAQVESENAVKILGVGIEPSQGVRKGMVYDIQQATAAISKSIRKAERTSGFQISDAIISIAGSHINAINNKATVSIVGGCIDEYEIRRVIDSVKAVPIPNNRTILHTMQRTYSVDGIEGIRSPLGMYGRRLDVEAHIITGATATVENLKQCILANEIEVNSFVLNSLAAGEVVLSDIEKQSGVFVCDLGAGTADLAIYFNNDVWHTNSLPIGGAHITNDIAQIFHLSYNQAEEVKKIHGSALPELIDDEEFFYARSFGQEESAKYSRKELASVISVRVEEIFQLIRQDIKRSGIDHILPAGMVLTGGCALLPGIERVASNVLGLPVRVAKPENLTGMIDQLDSPAFSASVGLLYWRMKTEVIEDPQSRKADPGEALSKVRRFIRMLFP
- a CDS encoding cell division protein FtsZ, with the protein product MENTYQNLGESSANIKVVGVGGAGCNAINRMIESGMQGVEFIAVNTDAQALIASKADQRVRIGEKATRGLGAGANPEVGRLAAEESREELRTALKEADMVFITAGMGGGTGTGAAPVIASICREIEALTIGVVTRPFDYEGLPRANAALTGIRTLKKEVDTLIVVPNQRLYEVVDKNTPMIKAFRMIDDILRQGVQGISELITLQGIINLDFADVKTIMSNGGSALMAIGVGIGENRAAKAAEAAITNRLIDKNIDGATRILFNITVGEDFTPYELEEAASIVRATADPNANFIMGAVLDPGLKDEVRITVVATGFPDELEGSDETPQFPPFARVKPASVPDRQPTASKNGSAPKKEKEPAEFRRREGSDDIPAFMRLMDRNS